A genomic window from Chitinophaga pollutisoli includes:
- a CDS encoding SusD/RagB family nutrient-binding outer membrane lipoprotein, whose protein sequence is MKKKFLIILLAGGIASCTSDLSGLNNDLKSPEEVPPGTLFANATRELMDVNAGANQFINVFRVITQYWQQTTYNEESQYKFETRSISGAWWRDHYYYTLQNLKACRAMVGLATTDETAKKNQLAIIDILEVVTFYYLVTTFGNVPYSESLNDEIAYPKYDDANTIYTDLLRRITADIAALDATGAGFGASDLLYGGNVAAWKKFAASFKLKMAMLIADSDANAARTAAQDAIASGVFASAADECRLVFLSSSPYMNPVYEELVETGRADYVPNRTIVDSLKAFNDPRISRYFQPMADGSYAGAPPGPQADFDSYSGMGEMLQEPTLPGYLLEYGEVRLLMAEAAQRGWATGGTAAEHYRAGITASMKTWGVTDAEITDYLAQAKVAYDAANWKKSIGIQKWFAYFNRGHDGWTDVRRLDFPLLPLPQGAVSGFPNRYKFPISEHNVNRKNYESAAQAVGGDRVETKLWWDKN, encoded by the coding sequence ATGAAAAAGAAATTCCTCATCATATTGCTGGCTGGCGGCATCGCCTCCTGTACCAGTGACCTTTCCGGGTTGAACAACGACCTGAAAAGCCCGGAAGAAGTACCGCCAGGCACCCTGTTCGCCAACGCCACGCGCGAGCTTATGGATGTGAACGCCGGCGCCAACCAGTTCATCAACGTTTTCCGTGTAATTACGCAATACTGGCAGCAAACCACCTACAACGAAGAAAGCCAGTATAAGTTCGAGACCCGTTCCATTTCCGGGGCGTGGTGGCGTGACCATTACTATTACACCCTGCAGAACCTGAAAGCCTGCCGGGCCATGGTAGGGCTGGCTACTACCGATGAAACAGCAAAGAAAAACCAGCTGGCTATCATCGATATCCTTGAAGTGGTAACCTTCTATTACCTGGTGACCACTTTCGGTAACGTGCCTTACAGCGAATCGCTCAATGACGAAATCGCCTATCCGAAATACGATGACGCCAACACGATCTATACCGACCTGTTGCGCCGGATTACTGCGGATATCGCTGCGCTGGACGCTACCGGCGCCGGTTTTGGGGCTTCCGACCTGCTCTATGGCGGCAATGTGGCCGCCTGGAAGAAGTTCGCGGCATCCTTCAAACTGAAAATGGCAATGCTCATCGCCGACAGCGACGCCAACGCCGCCCGCACGGCCGCGCAGGACGCCATTGCCAGCGGCGTGTTTGCTTCGGCGGCGGATGAATGCCGGCTGGTGTTCCTTTCTTCTTCGCCTTATATGAATCCGGTGTATGAAGAACTTGTGGAAACAGGCCGGGCGGATTATGTTCCTAACCGCACGATCGTCGATAGTCTGAAAGCATTCAACGATCCCCGTATTTCACGGTATTTCCAGCCGATGGCGGATGGTAGTTATGCCGGCGCGCCTCCGGGCCCGCAGGCGGACTTCGACAGCTACTCCGGCATGGGCGAAATGCTGCAGGAACCCACGTTGCCGGGCTATCTCCTCGAGTATGGGGAAGTACGCCTGCTGATGGCCGAGGCCGCCCAGCGCGGATGGGCTACCGGCGGAACGGCGGCGGAACACTACAGGGCAGGCATCACCGCTTCCATGAAAACCTGGGGAGTGACCGATGCGGAAATCACCGATTATCTCGCGCAAGCGAAAGTGGCATACGATGCAGCCAACTGGAAAAAGTCGATCGGCATCCAGAAATGGTTCGCCTATTTCAACCGTGGGCACGACGGATGGACGGACGTCCGCCGCCTCGATTTCCCGTTGCTGCCTTTGCCGCAGGGTGCAGTGAGTGGATTTCCGAACCGGTATAAATTTCCCATCTCAGAACATAACGTTAACCGTAAAAACTACGAAAGCGCCGCGCAGGCGGTGGGCGGAGATCGTGTGGAAACGAAGCTCTGGTGGGATAAGAACTGA
- a CDS encoding SusC/RagA family TonB-linked outer membrane protein yields the protein MPALFGQDAVRKGVVLDETGMPLERVSVQIKGTTSGTFTDAKGEFTLKAQESATLVFTMVGFLRAEAAASAVGEGYTIRLLKGEAQLTEVVVTALGVNRTRNQMPYAVQSIKGDEIAKIRTPNFVQGLSGKIAGLNVQQGNAMGGSTNITLRGIRSITGDNQALFVVDGVPYANASGTRNLVNTANSAQRLGGGGYDYGSTAADFNADDIETVTVLKGAAASALYGSQGANGVILITTKKASRGIGVTVNAGGSLGYLDKSTFPKYQRLYGAGYDTSKTDATGYFYSEDLDGDGTPDLIAPIRDDASYGHRFDPNLMVYQWDALVPGTPNYLKKRPWVAPTNSPDKFFRTGSATNFSVFADGANDKGTFKVGITRNDEQGIVENSRIIKNLLNFNATLNLTSKLSVTAAANYTNIKGKGRWGTGYDGGEGKNIMTSLRQWWQTSTDILEQRDAYFRDRQNRTWNMRGITNPRPLYWDNPYWTIYENYQDDSRNRFFGNMAVNYKLTPWLNVMGRIAQDYYDELQEERIATGSQGIAKYLRSNRWFKETNLDLLFNADKDIANKLNLKALLGTNVRKQRIENISAQTNGGLVIPKLYSLANSASAPASPLEYLGRREVQGVFGGATLSYNDMLSLDMTLRRDVSSTLPKGNNSYFYPSVSGGFTFSKLLPGATWLSIGKIKANYAQVGADAPISAIRDTYVQEDIWGSVVQFGSRSTKNNQNLKPERTESLEGGIELGFLDNRIGLDLTAYSTKTIDQIIPIATSASTGYLTRYMNAGVVENKGLEISLTGNPVRTSNFSWNVTANWSTNKNRVVSLPDGTDNIQLGSFQGGVTINAAVGHPFGVVRGTDYVYTNGRRTVDEDGYYLISPTTNNIIADPNPDWIAGLNNQFRYKNVSLSFLLDVKQGGELFSLDMYYGLSQGMYEETALVNDRGVNSRERVENGGGTIVEGVTEDGKENTKYVWNYYGLYGDYSNPNKGFVYDASYVKLREVVLAYSLPKPFIAKMGFIKGIDLSFIGRNLWIIHKNMPHADPEDTLGSGNLQGYQSGSYPTTRTFTFNLKAKF from the coding sequence ATGCCAGCCCTATTCGGGCAGGATGCCGTGCGGAAAGGCGTGGTGCTTGATGAAACGGGAATGCCGCTCGAGCGGGTTTCCGTTCAGATCAAGGGTACCACCTCCGGTACCTTCACCGATGCCAAAGGAGAATTCACCCTCAAAGCGCAGGAAAGCGCAACCCTCGTTTTTACCATGGTAGGTTTCCTCCGCGCGGAAGCAGCCGCTTCGGCTGTGGGAGAAGGCTATACCATCCGCCTGCTGAAAGGCGAAGCGCAGCTTACCGAAGTGGTGGTAACGGCGCTCGGGGTAAACAGGACCCGCAACCAGATGCCCTATGCGGTGCAATCCATTAAAGGCGACGAGATCGCCAAAATCAGGACACCCAACTTCGTACAGGGCCTTTCCGGAAAGATCGCCGGGCTGAACGTGCAACAAGGCAACGCCATGGGCGGTTCCACCAACATCACGCTGCGCGGCATCCGTTCCATTACGGGCGATAACCAGGCGCTGTTTGTCGTAGACGGCGTGCCCTACGCCAACGCTTCCGGCACCCGGAACCTCGTTAACACCGCCAACTCCGCCCAGCGCCTGGGTGGCGGCGGGTACGACTACGGCAGCACCGCGGCCGACTTCAATGCCGACGACATCGAGACCGTTACTGTACTGAAAGGCGCCGCCGCCAGTGCGCTATACGGATCGCAGGGCGCCAACGGCGTGATCCTCATCACCACGAAAAAAGCTTCCCGCGGCATCGGCGTTACTGTCAACGCCGGCGGTTCGCTCGGGTATCTCGACAAAAGCACCTTCCCGAAATACCAACGGCTCTATGGCGCAGGTTATGATACATCCAAAACAGACGCTACCGGCTATTTCTACAGTGAAGACCTCGATGGTGACGGTACCCCCGATCTCATCGCGCCCATTCGGGACGACGCCTCCTACGGCCACCGCTTTGATCCCAATCTGATGGTGTACCAATGGGACGCCCTCGTGCCCGGAACCCCTAATTACCTGAAAAAAAGACCTTGGGTAGCGCCCACCAATTCGCCGGATAAATTCTTCCGCACCGGCTCAGCCACCAACTTCAGCGTATTCGCGGACGGAGCCAATGATAAAGGCACCTTCAAAGTCGGCATCACGCGCAACGACGAACAGGGCATCGTTGAAAACAGCCGGATTATCAAGAACCTGCTCAACTTCAACGCGACCCTGAACCTCACTTCCAAACTGTCTGTCACCGCCGCTGCCAACTATACCAATATCAAAGGCAAAGGCAGATGGGGGACGGGATACGATGGCGGAGAGGGTAAGAATATCATGACCAGTCTTCGCCAATGGTGGCAAACCAGCACCGACATCCTCGAACAGCGCGACGCTTATTTCCGCGACCGCCAGAACCGCACCTGGAACATGCGCGGCATCACCAACCCGCGGCCGCTTTATTGGGACAACCCGTACTGGACCATCTACGAAAATTACCAGGACGATTCCCGCAACCGCTTCTTCGGCAACATGGCCGTCAACTACAAACTCACGCCCTGGCTGAACGTGATGGGGCGTATCGCTCAGGACTACTACGATGAGCTGCAGGAAGAGCGCATCGCCACCGGAAGCCAGGGTATCGCCAAATACCTTCGGAGCAACCGCTGGTTCAAGGAAACGAACCTGGACCTGTTATTCAACGCCGATAAAGACATCGCCAATAAACTGAACCTGAAAGCGCTGCTCGGTACGAACGTCCGGAAGCAACGCATCGAGAATATTTCCGCGCAAACCAACGGCGGACTTGTTATCCCGAAACTCTATTCGCTCGCCAACTCCGCCAGCGCCCCCGCTTCTCCGCTGGAGTACCTGGGCAGAAGGGAAGTGCAGGGCGTGTTCGGTGGGGCAACCTTGTCGTACAACGATATGTTGTCGCTGGACATGACCCTTCGCCGCGACGTGTCTTCGACTTTGCCCAAAGGGAACAATTCCTATTTCTATCCCTCCGTTTCCGGCGGATTTACATTCAGCAAACTGTTGCCGGGAGCCACCTGGCTGAGCATCGGCAAGATAAAGGCAAACTACGCGCAGGTAGGCGCCGACGCCCCGATCTCGGCTATTCGCGATACCTATGTTCAGGAAGATATCTGGGGTAGTGTTGTGCAATTCGGCAGCCGCTCCACCAAAAACAACCAGAATCTGAAACCCGAGCGTACGGAAAGCCTGGAAGGCGGGATCGAGCTGGGTTTCCTGGACAACCGCATTGGGCTGGACCTGACGGCCTATTCTACCAAAACGATCGATCAGATCATTCCTATAGCTACTTCCGCTTCCACTGGTTACCTGACAAGATATATGAACGCCGGTGTTGTAGAAAACAAAGGGCTGGAAATCTCGCTGACGGGCAACCCTGTCCGCACCAGCAACTTCTCCTGGAATGTGACGGCGAACTGGTCGACCAACAAGAACCGCGTGGTGTCCCTGCCCGATGGCACGGATAACATCCAGTTGGGCAGCTTCCAGGGTGGTGTGACGATCAACGCGGCCGTGGGTCATCCTTTTGGCGTAGTGCGTGGTACCGATTACGTATATACGAACGGGCGGAGAACGGTGGATGAAGACGGATATTATCTGATCAGTCCTACCACCAACAACATCATCGCCGATCCCAACCCGGATTGGATTGCAGGTTTGAACAACCAGTTCCGCTACAAGAATGTTTCGCTGAGCTTTTTGCTGGATGTGAAACAAGGCGGCGAATTATTCAGCCTGGATATGTACTATGGTTTGTCGCAGGGGATGTATGAAGAAACTGCGCTGGTAAACGACCGTGGCGTGAACAGCCGCGAGCGCGTGGAGAACGGGGGCGGCACCATCGTGGAAGGCGTAACGGAAGACGGGAAGGAAAACACGAAGTATGTTTGGAACTATTACGGCCTGTACGGCGATTACAGCAATCCCAACAAAGGTTTTGTATACGATGCTTCTTATGTGAAGCTGCGCGAAGTGGTATTGGCTTATTCCCTGCCGAAGCCATTCATCGCGAAGATGGGCTTCATCAAGGGGATAGATCTTTCCTTCATCGGTCGTAACCTGTGGATCATCCACAAGAACATGCCGCACGCCGATCCGGAAGATACCCTCGGCTCCGGGAACCTCCAGGGCTACCAGAGCGGTTCGTATCCTACCACCCGCACTTTTACTTTTAACCTGAAAGCCAAATTCTAG